In Methylomonas sp. MK1, the following are encoded in one genomic region:
- a CDS encoding esterase family protein, with product MNREYHHWYSPRLGRDMEFLVFGHAGAKVLIFPTRDGRFYEYENLGIVERLRNKIEAGHIQLYCVDSIDHETFYCFWRRPKDRIQRHMFFEDYILNEIMPFMALKNPHPCVIAHGCSLGGYHAANIAFRHPHLFKKLVAFSGRFDLTLEVECFKNLFDGYYDDHVYFHTPTHFLPNLNCEAQLKYLQQMEITLVIGKEDPFLQNNHELSHILAAKGIPHALYEWEGRAHQGHYWRRMAPLYI from the coding sequence ATGAATCGCGAATATCACCACTGGTACAGCCCGCGCCTGGGTCGCGACATGGAGTTCCTGGTTTTCGGTCACGCCGGGGCCAAAGTACTGATTTTTCCGACTCGCGACGGCCGTTTTTACGAGTACGAGAACCTCGGCATCGTCGAACGGTTACGCAATAAAATTGAAGCGGGACACATACAACTGTACTGTGTTGACAGTATTGATCATGAAACTTTTTACTGTTTTTGGCGGCGGCCGAAAGACCGTATTCAGCGGCACATGTTTTTCGAAGACTACATATTGAACGAAATCATGCCGTTCATGGCCCTGAAGAATCCGCACCCCTGCGTCATTGCTCACGGCTGTAGTTTGGGCGGTTATCATGCGGCTAATATTGCTTTCCGCCATCCACATTTGTTTAAAAAATTAGTAGCCTTCTCCGGTCGTTTCGATTTGACGCTGGAAGTGGAGTGTTTCAAAAACCTGTTCGACGGCTACTACGACGATCATGTCTATTTCCACACGCCAACGCACTTTCTACCAAACCTGAACTGCGAAGCGCAATTAAAGTATTTGCAGCAAATGGAAATTACTTTGGTGATCGGTAAGGAAGATCCGTTTTTGCAGAACAATCATGAGTTAAGTCACATATTAGCAGCCAAGGGTATTCCCCACGCCTTGTATGAATGGGAAGGTCGCGCGCATCAGGGGCACTACTGGCGCAGAATGGCCCCGCTGTATATCTGA
- a CDS encoding acetylxylan esterase, producing MSLFDHYYSYDPGYGYGLDDLLSVPAPQEPADFSRFWRDKYQKALTVSPQFSLNYQCQRGGYRIYDISYRSTDDFHIAGWLLEPDAQPITRSIVVGHGYGGREQPDFHLNIPGAALLFPCFRGISRSRCERLPEQPNQHVVQDIDDPNHYVIGGCVEDLWLAVTVLAERYPANADKIGYMGISFGGGIGALAAPWDARIKRVHLNVPTFGNQPLRLSLPTSGSAAALKAYSQSHHNVFDTLAYYDAAVSARYALQPLHAAVALFDPVVAPPGQFAIYNAWAADKHLFILDAGHFDYPRQHDQERQLIAELQSFFGESSL from the coding sequence GTGAGCTTATTCGATCATTATTACAGCTATGATCCTGGCTATGGCTACGGTCTCGACGATTTGTTAAGCGTTCCGGCGCCGCAAGAGCCTGCCGATTTCAGTCGATTTTGGCGGGATAAATATCAAAAAGCCTTAACGGTCTCTCCGCAATTTTCTCTTAATTACCAATGCCAGCGCGGGGGCTACCGGATCTATGACATAAGCTATCGGTCTACCGATGATTTTCATATTGCCGGCTGGCTGCTTGAGCCGGATGCGCAACCCATTACTCGGAGCATAGTGGTCGGCCATGGTTATGGCGGCAGAGAGCAACCCGATTTTCATCTCAACATACCGGGGGCAGCCTTACTTTTTCCTTGCTTTCGCGGCATATCTCGCAGCCGCTGCGAGCGCTTGCCGGAACAGCCGAATCAACATGTCGTGCAAGACATCGATGATCCTAATCATTACGTGATCGGCGGCTGTGTAGAAGATCTCTGGCTGGCTGTAACCGTTCTGGCCGAGCGTTATCCGGCAAACGCGGATAAGATCGGCTATATGGGCATTAGCTTTGGTGGCGGAATCGGAGCATTGGCCGCGCCATGGGACGCCAGAATCAAGAGAGTGCACTTAAATGTGCCCACCTTTGGCAACCAACCCTTGCGTTTAAGTTTGCCTACCAGCGGCAGTGCCGCGGCTTTGAAAGCCTATAGTCAATCTCACCATAATGTGTTTGACACATTAGCCTATTATGATGCCGCTGTTTCGGCGCGTTATGCATTGCAGCCCTTGCATGCCGCAGTCGCATTATTCGACCCGGTCGTAGCGCCACCCGGACAATTTGCGATCTACAATGCATGGGCCGCGGACAAACATTTGTTTATATTGGATGCGGGGCATTTTGATTATCCGCGCCAACATGATCAGGAGCGGCAGCTGATTGCGGAGCTGCAAAGTTTTTTCGGGGAATCGTCGCTTTAG
- a CDS encoding integration host factor subunit beta — MTKSELIEMLARKQPHLALKDVELAVRCVVDHLSDTLASGDRIEIRGFGSFSLHHRSARLGRNPKTGDSVSLTEKHVPHFKPGKELRDMVDASREKFKIVD, encoded by the coding sequence GTGACAAAATCAGAATTGATAGAGATGCTGGCACGAAAGCAGCCTCATCTCGCGCTTAAAGATGTTGAATTGGCAGTCAGATGCGTTGTTGACCACTTGAGCGATACTCTAGCAAGTGGCGATAGGATAGAAATTAGAGGTTTTGGCAGTTTTTCATTACACCATCGTTCAGCACGATTAGGGCGTAATCCCAAAACCGGCGATTCAGTGTCCTTAACAGAAAAGCATGTGCCGCATTTTAAACCCGGAAAGGAATTGCGGGATATGGTTGATGCTTCCAGAGAAAAATTCAAAATCGTCGATTGA
- the rpsA gene encoding 30S ribosomal protein S1, which yields MGESFAELFEESYAKTEMRPGAMLIGTVVDIENEFVIVSTQAKSEGVIPKWQFLNADGDLEVNVGDEIEVALDLFEDGLGATLLSRDKAKKSKAWAELEKAFETQETIVGRINGKVRGGFTVAVGALRAFLPGSLVDVRPIRDTAFLENRDLEFKVIKIDQKRNNVVLSRRAVVESEYSAEREELVKTLQDGAIVTGIVKNLTDYGAFIDLGGVDGLLHITDMAWRRVRHPSECVEIGQEVKVKVLKFDKDKTRVSLGMKQMDEDPWQNIARRYPAGTRVFGKVNNLTDYGCFVEIEEGVEGLVHVSEMDWTNKNVNPSKVVQLGDEVEVMVLEIDEERRRISLGMKQCRSNPWDEFAATHNKGDKISGKIKSITDFGIFIGLDGGIDGLVHMSDISWNENDEEAIRNYKKGDEVETVILAVDSERERISLGIKQLEQDPFQNYIAVHEKGSLVKGVIKEIDAKGAIVTLADNVEGYLRASEIQRDRVEDARTLLKEGEEIEAKFVGVDKKTKSISLSIKAKDVEEESNAIKDYSSQNAGTATLGDIFKQMDK from the coding sequence ATGGGCGAAAGCTTTGCAGAGTTGTTTGAAGAGAGTTATGCCAAGACCGAAATGCGTCCTGGCGCAATGCTAATTGGTACCGTTGTTGATATCGAAAACGAATTTGTTATCGTCAGCACACAAGCCAAATCAGAAGGGGTCATTCCTAAATGGCAATTTCTGAATGCCGATGGCGACCTAGAGGTCAACGTAGGCGACGAAATTGAGGTTGCTCTCGATTTATTCGAAGATGGCCTGGGCGCCACTCTTCTTTCCCGTGATAAAGCCAAGAAAAGCAAAGCTTGGGCGGAACTGGAAAAAGCCTTTGAAACCCAAGAAACCATCGTCGGCCGTATCAACGGCAAAGTACGTGGCGGTTTCACCGTTGCAGTCGGTGCATTACGCGCCTTCTTGCCAGGCTCTCTGGTTGACGTGCGTCCTATCCGCGATACCGCTTTCCTGGAAAATCGCGATCTGGAATTTAAAGTCATCAAAATCGATCAAAAACGCAACAACGTCGTGTTGTCACGTCGTGCGGTGGTCGAAAGCGAATACAGCGCAGAGCGCGAAGAATTGGTTAAAACGCTGCAAGACGGCGCGATTGTTACCGGTATCGTTAAAAACCTCACTGATTACGGTGCGTTTATCGATCTGGGCGGCGTTGACGGTCTGCTGCACATTACCGACATGGCATGGCGCCGCGTACGTCACCCGTCCGAGTGCGTAGAAATCGGTCAGGAAGTTAAAGTTAAGGTCCTGAAATTCGATAAAGACAAAACTCGCGTATCGTTGGGCATGAAACAAATGGATGAAGATCCATGGCAAAATATTGCTCGTCGTTACCCAGCCGGCACTCGCGTGTTCGGTAAAGTTAACAATCTGACAGACTACGGTTGCTTCGTGGAAATCGAAGAAGGTGTTGAAGGCTTGGTGCACGTATCCGAAATGGACTGGACCAACAAAAACGTCAACCCATCCAAAGTTGTGCAATTGGGTGATGAAGTTGAAGTTATGGTTCTGGAAATCGACGAAGAACGTCGTCGTATTTCGCTGGGCATGAAACAATGCCGTTCGAATCCATGGGACGAATTTGCCGCTACACATAACAAAGGCGACAAAATCTCCGGCAAAATCAAATCGATTACCGATTTCGGTATCTTCATCGGCCTGGACGGCGGTATTGACGGTTTGGTTCATATGTCCGACATTTCCTGGAACGAGAACGACGAAGAAGCTATTCGCAATTACAAAAAAGGCGATGAAGTCGAGACTGTGATTTTGGCTGTGGATTCCGAGCGCGAGCGTATTTCGCTGGGTATCAAACAGTTAGAGCAAGATCCTTTCCAAAACTACATTGCTGTGCATGAAAAAGGCAGCTTAGTCAAAGGCGTCATCAAAGAAATCGATGCTAAGGGTGCGATTGTGACTTTGGCCGATAACGTCGAAGGCTACTTGCGCGCTTCTGAAATTCAACGTGACCGCGTCGAAGATGCGCGTACCCTGTTGAAAGAGGGCGAAGAAATCGAAGCCAAATTTGTCGGTGTTGACAAAAAGACTAAATCTATTTCTTTGTCTATCAAAGCGAAAGATGTCGAAGAAGAGTCTAATGCCATTAAAGATTACTCGTCTCAAAATGCTGGCACAGCCACATTAGGCGATATCTTTAAACAAATGGACAAGTAG